The following is a genomic window from Thermococcus sp..
CAACGTCCACGTTGTAGGTGTGGCCGTGAATCCTGAGGCACTTGCTCTCGTAGGGTAAAGCTAAGAAGTGCGAGCTGTCAAAGTCCTTGTGCCAGCCTATCTTTCTCTCGCCGACTTTAAACATCGTATCACCACACCAAGTTCCACGTTAAAGTTATAACCCTAACTGGCCAACCCTGTGAAAAGGAGGAGTGAAAATGCCCCGGGGAATGGGATGGGGACGCGGAAGAGGCCGGAGGAGAAAGATGAGGGTAATCGGGTTCATCCCGCAGGTTAGACACTTCTATCCAGCACTTCCCCCACTTAGCCAGCCGAAACCACCAATCTTCATGACGTACGAGGAGTTTGAGGCGTTGAGGCTGGTTGACTATGAAGGGCTGACCCAGGAGGAGGCAGGGGCAAAAATG
Proteins encoded in this region:
- a CDS encoding DUF134 domain-containing protein; translation: MPRGMGWGRGRGRRRKMRVIGFIPQVRHFYPALPPLSQPKPPIFMTYEEFEALRLVDYEGLTQEEAGAKMGVSRGTVWRALSSARKKVAQMIVEGRELIILPQGNEIPKAVLEEGE